Proteins from a genomic interval of Aquabacterium sp. J223:
- a CDS encoding Zn-ribbon domain-containing OB-fold protein, whose protein sequence is MGPDLSADRPGGVQARHQAALDEGRFLIQRCSACDRAVFFPRELCPHCGSTALARQAPAGTGTVVAVTTVRRRPEDGGDLNVSLVDLDEGVCLMSRVEGLAPDDVRIGLKVRARVVQHDGRGLLVFDPA, encoded by the coding sequence ATGGGACCCGATCTGAGCGCGGACCGGCCCGGCGGCGTGCAGGCGCGCCACCAGGCGGCGCTGGACGAGGGCCGCTTCCTCATCCAGCGCTGCAGCGCCTGCGACCGTGCGGTGTTCTTCCCGCGCGAGCTCTGTCCCCACTGCGGCAGCACCGCGCTCGCCCGGCAGGCGCCGGCCGGCACCGGCACGGTGGTCGCCGTGACCACCGTGCGTCGCCGGCCCGAGGACGGCGGCGACCTCAACGTCTCGCTGGTCGACCTGGACGAAGGCGTGTGCCTGATGAGCCGGGTCGAAGGCCTGGCGCCCGACGATGTTCGCATCGGCCTGAAGGTGCGCGCCCGCGTCGTGCAACACGACGGCCGGGGCCTGCTGGTGTTCGATCCCGCATGA
- a CDS encoding SDR family oxidoreductase encodes MLQDKVVLVTGAGAGIGRALALALGAEGASVVVNDIGDAAHAVVDEVRQAGGSAAPAIGSVGEAEAAAQLVDDAVTAFGRLDGVVNNAGILRDRIFHKMGPDDWDAVLRVHLYGSYFVSRAAADRFKDQGSGAFVHMTSTSGLIGNVGQANYNAAKLGIVALSKSIALDMQKFGVRSNCIAPFAWTAMTSSIRVDTPEQQARVERFKQMTPEKIAPLAVYLLSDAAAAVNAQVFAVRKNEVFLMSQPRPLRSVHREEGWTAQSLAEHGVPALQASFVPMDRSGDVFTWDPI; translated from the coding sequence ATGCTGCAGGACAAGGTGGTGCTGGTCACCGGGGCCGGGGCCGGCATCGGCCGGGCGCTGGCGCTGGCGCTGGGCGCCGAGGGCGCTTCGGTCGTCGTCAACGACATCGGCGACGCCGCCCATGCGGTGGTCGACGAGGTCCGGCAGGCCGGCGGGTCCGCCGCGCCGGCCATCGGCAGCGTCGGCGAGGCCGAGGCCGCCGCGCAGCTGGTCGACGACGCGGTGACGGCCTTCGGCCGCCTCGACGGCGTGGTCAACAACGCCGGCATCCTGCGCGACCGCATCTTCCACAAGATGGGTCCCGACGACTGGGACGCGGTGCTGCGCGTGCACCTGTACGGCAGCTACTTCGTCAGCCGTGCGGCGGCGGACCGCTTCAAGGACCAGGGCAGCGGCGCCTTCGTGCACATGACGTCCACCTCGGGGCTGATCGGCAACGTCGGCCAGGCCAACTACAACGCGGCCAAGCTCGGCATCGTGGCGCTGTCCAAGAGCATCGCGCTGGACATGCAGAAGTTCGGCGTGCGGTCCAACTGCATCGCGCCCTTCGCCTGGACGGCGATGACCAGCTCGATCCGGGTGGACACGCCGGAGCAGCAGGCCCGGGTCGAGCGCTTCAAGCAGATGACCCCGGAGAAGATCGCCCCGCTGGCGGTGTACCTGCTCAGCGACGCGGCCGCGGCGGTCAACGCCCAGGTCTTCGCGGTGCGCAAGAACGAGGTCTTCCTGATGAGCCAGCCCCGGCCGTTGCGCTCGGTGCACCGCGAGGAGGGCTGGACCGCGCAGAGCCTGGCCGAGCACGGTGTGCCGGCGCTGCAGGCGTCCTTCGTGCCGATGGACCGCTCGGGCGACGTCTTCACATGGGACCCGATCTGA
- a CDS encoding thiolase translates to MTTTNSLRGSAAITGAATFGCGEAPGFTDIELLARAATAAVADAGLTMKDIDGLATCSLSAVMWPMPVIEYLGLNPSYVDGTMLGGSSFIAHLLPAMRALQAGQCRHVLICYGSANRSSAFGRREIVASRRFLDPQPYEHPYQPALPVSAYALAASRHMHQYGTTREQLAEVAVAARAWARLNPEALMRGPLSIADVLASRMVSDPLTVRDCCLVTDGAGALVLSRADEARDRPRAPVYVLGSATAVWHRQISSMRDLTVTAATQSGAQAFAAAGLAPKDIDMVQLYDAFSINTLLFLEDLGFCAKGEGGAFVQGGAIAPGGRLPVNTNGGGLSCVHPGMYGVFALIEAVRQLRGEAGERQVAGARTALAHGNGGTLSSQATAILATEALP, encoded by the coding sequence ATGACCACGACCAACTCCCTGCGCGGCAGTGCCGCCATCACCGGCGCGGCCACGTTCGGCTGCGGCGAAGCGCCCGGCTTCACCGACATCGAGCTGCTGGCCCGCGCCGCCACCGCGGCGGTGGCCGATGCCGGCCTGACGATGAAGGACATCGACGGCCTGGCCACCTGCAGCCTGTCGGCGGTGATGTGGCCGATGCCGGTCATCGAGTACCTCGGCCTGAACCCGTCGTACGTCGACGGCACGATGCTGGGCGGCAGCAGCTTCATCGCCCACCTGCTGCCGGCCATGCGGGCGCTGCAGGCGGGGCAGTGCCGCCATGTGCTGATCTGCTACGGCAGCGCCAACCGCAGCAGCGCCTTCGGCCGCCGGGAGATCGTCGCCAGCCGGCGCTTCCTCGACCCGCAGCCCTACGAACACCCCTACCAGCCGGCGCTGCCGGTGAGCGCCTATGCGCTGGCCGCCTCGCGCCACATGCACCAGTACGGCACCACGCGCGAGCAGCTGGCCGAGGTGGCCGTGGCCGCGCGCGCCTGGGCCCGGTTGAACCCGGAGGCGTTGATGCGCGGCCCGCTGTCCATCGCCGACGTGCTGGCCTCGCGGATGGTGTCCGACCCGCTGACCGTGCGCGACTGCTGCCTGGTCACCGACGGCGCCGGCGCGTTGGTGCTCAGCCGTGCCGACGAGGCGCGTGACCGGCCGAGGGCGCCGGTGTACGTGCTGGGCAGCGCCACCGCCGTGTGGCACCGGCAGATCTCGTCGATGCGCGACCTGACGGTGACCGCGGCCACCCAGTCCGGCGCCCAGGCCTTCGCCGCGGCCGGGCTGGCGCCGAAGGACATCGACATGGTGCAGCTCTACGACGCCTTCAGCATCAACACCCTGCTGTTCCTGGAGGACCTCGGCTTCTGCGCCAAGGGCGAGGGCGGTGCCTTCGTGCAGGGCGGTGCCATCGCGCCCGGCGGGCGGCTGCCGGTGAACACCAACGGCGGCGGCCTGTCCTGCGTGCACCCGGGCATGTACGGCGTGTTCGCGCTGATCGAGGCGGTGCGGCAGCTGCGCGGCGAGGCCGGCGAGCGGCAGGTCGCCGGCGCGAGGACCGCGCTGGCGCATGGCAACGGCGGCACGCTGTCGAGCCAGGCCACCGCCATCCTGGCCACCGAGGCCCTGCCGTGA